One Nostoc sp. UHCC 0302 DNA window includes the following coding sequences:
- a CDS encoding cupin domain-containing protein, with amino-acid sequence MSKGAKLIAINASDAPTRTKPSNYPEPFASRMVGREKHPLGDLFGITNFGVNLTRLAPQAISALRHAHSKQDEFVYILEGHPTLCTDEGYTQLSPGMCAGFKAGTGNGHHLLNETSEDVLYLEIGDRTPGDEGSYPDDDLMANLENGLWRFVHKDGTPY; translated from the coding sequence ATGTCAAAAGGAGCAAAATTGATCGCCATCAACGCATCTGATGCACCGACAAGAACTAAGCCCTCAAACTATCCTGAACCGTTTGCATCGCGTATGGTGGGCAGGGAGAAACACCCACTTGGTGACCTGTTTGGGATCACGAACTTTGGTGTAAACCTAACACGCCTAGCTCCTCAGGCAATTTCAGCCCTTCGTCACGCTCACAGCAAGCAAGACGAGTTCGTGTACATCTTGGAGGGGCATCCAACGCTTTGTACCGATGAAGGTTATACACAACTCTCCCCAGGTATGTGTGCTGGCTTCAAGGCTGGTACTGGTAACGGACACCATCTGCTCAACGAAACCTCAGAGGATGTTCTTTACCTCGAAATCGGGGATAGAACACCGGGAGACGAAGGCAGCTATCCTGATGACGACCTTATGGCCAATTTAGAGAATGGGTTGTGGAGATTTGTCCACAAAGACGGCACACCGTACTAA
- a CDS encoding chromosome segregation ATPase produces the protein MSPLQPIDSSAPPPVNGNWYLLSVRSKKRELFLKYLKLAITQNNLQEVILDVKSPQESVYEDIVLVNLSNFKTAYSYLQKIDCFQNIERKPLQLEQVSRILTSQ, from the coding sequence ATGTCACCTTTACAACCTATAGATTCTTCAGCACCACCACCCGTGAATGGTAATTGGTACTTGCTGAGTGTCCGTTCCAAAAAACGTGAGTTATTTTTGAAATATTTGAAACTCGCTATTACCCAAAATAATCTACAAGAAGTAATTTTGGATGTGAAGAGTCCGCAAGAGTCGGTTTATGAAGATATTGTCTTAGTGAATTTAAGTAACTTTAAAACAGCGTATAGTTATCTGCAAAAAATTGATTGTTTCCAGAATATTGAACGCAAACCATTGCAGTTAGAACAAGTTAGTCGAATTTTGACAAGCCAGTGA
- a CDS encoding endonuclease/exonuclease/phosphatase family protein has translation MLDLKEHVDCFARKFLPFYRFIPSEKFTIDRSHLVQTELNCNSIKVLSWNIAKNNNDKVWIRDFLNILDKYQPDLIFLQEFRLSVEAENIVELIDMSWNFAPNFIDTHHQTYSGILTAAKISPLSKRAVITKHYEPIINTPKVSLITEYPLLNQRETFLAINSHLINFVDLDKFKTQLHELELVLSVHRGPLIFAGDFNTWNRERAVLLDKMATRLGLMPATFAPHESKKIKRFLLSPPLDYIFYRGVSEKQVSAKVLDQISSSDHKPLLAEFSYVDRKKN, from the coding sequence ATGCTTGATTTAAAAGAACACGTAGATTGTTTCGCCAGAAAATTTCTTCCATTCTACCGATTCATTCCTTCAGAAAAATTCACTATTGATAGAAGCCATTTGGTTCAAACAGAGTTAAATTGTAACTCAATTAAAGTTCTTAGCTGGAATATTGCTAAAAACAATAATGATAAAGTTTGGATAAGAGATTTTTTAAATATTCTGGATAAATACCAACCAGACCTGATATTTTTGCAAGAGTTTCGCCTAAGTGTAGAGGCGGAAAATATTGTAGAATTGATAGATATGAGTTGGAATTTTGCACCTAACTTTATTGATACTCATCATCAAACTTATTCAGGAATTTTAACAGCAGCTAAAATCAGCCCGCTCAGCAAAAGGGCTGTAATTACAAAACATTATGAACCTATTATTAACACTCCTAAAGTTTCTCTGATTACTGAATATCCCTTGTTAAATCAGAGAGAAACTTTTTTAGCTATCAATAGTCATCTGATAAATTTTGTAGATTTAGACAAATTCAAAACACAGCTGCATGAGTTAGAGTTGGTGCTGTCTGTGCATCGTGGGCCTTTAATATTTGCGGGAGACTTCAATACCTGGAATCGAGAAAGGGCAGTTCTCTTAGATAAAATGGCAACTCGCCTGGGATTAATGCCAGCGACTTTTGCGCCTCATGAAAGCAAGAAAATCAAACGCTTTCTATTGTCACCCCCCCTAGACTATATCTTTTACAGAGGAGTTAGTGAAAAACAAGTCAGTGCTAAAGTGCTAGACCAAATTTCTTCATCCGATCACAAACCATTACTGGCAGAATTTTCTTATGTAGATAGGAAAAAAAATTAA
- a CDS encoding response regulator transcription factor — translation METNKEKILVVDDEANIRRILKTRLSMIGYDVVLASDGEEALEAFRSCNPDLVVLDVTMPKLDGYDVCQELRKESDTPIIMLTALGDISDRITGLEFGADDYMVKPFSPRELESRIAAMLRRLKKASANRIAKPGVMHIGKIKIDMNKRQVYKDNERIRLTGVEFSLLESLVKNSGEVFSRAEILQLVWGYTSEHHVDTRVVDVHIYRLRSKLEDDPNNPELILTARGNGYLFQG, via the coding sequence TTGGAAACTAATAAAGAAAAAATATTAGTGGTAGACGATGAAGCTAACATTCGCCGTATATTAAAAACGCGCCTATCTATGATTGGCTATGATGTAGTGTTAGCTAGCGACGGAGAAGAGGCATTAGAAGCTTTTCGCTCTTGCAATCCTGATCTAGTAGTTTTAGATGTAACAATGCCAAAGTTAGATGGCTATGATGTCTGTCAAGAGTTACGTAAGGAATCAGATACACCAATTATTATGTTAACAGCTTTGGGAGATATATCAGATCGGATCACGGGGCTGGAATTTGGTGCTGATGATTATATGGTTAAACCATTCTCTCCCAGAGAGCTAGAATCTCGAATTGCAGCAATGCTACGGCGGCTAAAAAAAGCTAGTGCCAATCGGATTGCTAAACCAGGAGTAATGCATATTGGCAAGATAAAAATCGATATGAACAAGCGCCAAGTTTATAAAGATAATGAGCGCATTCGGTTGACGGGTGTAGAGTTTAGCTTGCTAGAGTCGTTAGTCAAAAACTCTGGAGAAGTTTTTTCTCGTGCTGAGATTTTGCAGCTAGTGTGGGGTTACACTTCAGAGCATCATGTAGATACACGCGTGGTAGATGTGCATATCTATCGCTTACGGAGTAAGTTGGAAGATGACCCCAACAACCCAGAATTAATTCTGACTGCAAGAGGTAATGGTTATCTTTTCCAAGGGTAG
- a CDS encoding pentapeptide repeat-containing protein has product MANREHLALLKAGAVTWIEWRQNNPQIEPDLSAANLQGGNFRGAHLQEANLSRVDLSNALLVRANLSGANFGSANLYKAKLIEANLSGANFSVANLSSATLTEADLSHANLIGADLSQANLRGAAIAQANLIGTDLREANLREADLGAAKLIRTNLCFANLIAANLIAADLSEANLYEAEVMGAYLYKTDLYKANLAKARLGGAYLFQANLSEADLRGANLGWANLTQANLRGANLRGANLRGANLKGANLNGANFQETIMPDGSKHD; this is encoded by the coding sequence ATGGCAAATCGAGAGCATCTGGCTTTACTCAAAGCAGGTGCAGTCACATGGATTGAGTGGAGACAGAATAATCCCCAGATTGAACCAGACCTCAGTGCTGCAAACTTACAAGGGGGTAACTTTAGAGGGGCGCATCTCCAAGAGGCAAACTTGAGTAGGGTGGATCTGAGTAATGCTTTACTTGTACGAGCCAACCTTAGCGGTGCTAACTTTGGTAGTGCTAACCTCTATAAAGCCAAGCTGATTGAAGCTAACCTGAGCGGGGCTAACTTTAGTGTTGCTAACTTGAGCAGTGCTACACTTACAGAGGCAGATTTGAGCCATGCCAATCTGATTGGAGCTGATTTGAGTCAGGCGAATCTCAGAGGAGCTGCGATCGCTCAAGCTAATCTAATTGGAACTGACTTAAGAGAGGCGAACTTAAGAGAAGCAGATTTGGGTGCTGCGAAGCTAATACGGACTAATCTCTGTTTTGCCAACCTCATAGCAGCTAATTTGATTGCAGCTGACCTCAGCGAGGCAAACTTGTACGAAGCAGAAGTGATGGGGGCTTACCTTTATAAAACTGACCTCTACAAAGCTAATCTGGCTAAGGCTCGCTTGGGTGGCGCATATTTGTTCCAAGCTAACTTGAGTGAGGCTGACTTGAGAGGCGCTAACTTGGGATGGGCTAATCTCACACAAGCGAACCTCAGAGGAGCTAATCTTAGAGGAGCTAATCTTAGAGGAGCTAACCTTAAAGGAGCTAACCTGAACGGCGCGAATTTTCAAGAAACTATTATGCCTGATGGTTCCAAGCACGATTAA
- a CDS encoding aromatic acid exporter family protein, giving the protein MAELSDRRSPRRKIISALKTWAATPHGISTVLLAKMALKMAVASVISLVIAQGLRWNYPLYAAIAAIIVMSSTHGSTLSLGIQRMIGTVIGGISGAIFAVALGSNFWSLGISVFLTIFLTSYWKFNEAAKLAGYVSALVILSHSEVAWLYAWGRCLETFLGIVVALLVNNFIFPASAGKELRRCLSQTLTDLEQFYALVVDSAFTGNYDRPHVDALKIKIIGSLQKGRSLWKEVKQGQTNEPPEKQINEAWEFLIRRIWEHTLTMEHTVLARQQDIFWQILSRQITQLAQETQSAMLVLATAVKSGKSDISLSGIEVALTKATEQLNQLQEMKQQDYPMDELLRFFTFFYTMEEVGRKLQRMADMLS; this is encoded by the coding sequence ATGGCAGAACTATCTGATAGGCGATCGCCTAGACGGAAAATCATCTCAGCATTAAAAACTTGGGCTGCTACTCCTCATGGAATATCAACAGTTCTACTGGCCAAGATGGCGCTAAAAATGGCAGTAGCATCAGTAATATCTTTGGTGATTGCTCAGGGGTTGCGATGGAACTACCCGTTATATGCAGCGATCGCAGCCATCATTGTTATGTCATCTACACATGGCAGCACTCTCAGCCTGGGTATTCAGCGGATGATTGGGACGGTGATAGGTGGTATAAGTGGAGCAATCTTTGCGGTTGCATTGGGTAGCAATTTTTGGTCATTGGGAATAAGTGTTTTCTTAACTATCTTTCTCACTTCCTACTGGAAATTCAATGAGGCGGCAAAGTTGGCAGGGTATGTTTCAGCACTTGTCATCTTGAGCCACAGCGAAGTTGCTTGGCTCTATGCGTGGGGTAGATGTCTCGAAACCTTTTTGGGCATCGTTGTGGCACTGTTGGTGAATAACTTCATTTTTCCGGCCTCTGCTGGAAAAGAATTGAGGCGTTGTCTATCGCAAACGCTAACTGATTTAGAGCAGTTTTACGCCTTAGTAGTAGACTCTGCGTTTACAGGAAATTATGATCGCCCTCATGTAGATGCATTGAAAATCAAGATTATTGGTTCACTTCAGAAAGGGCGATCGCTATGGAAGGAAGTCAAACAAGGACAGACAAACGAACCGCCAGAAAAGCAAATTAATGAAGCTTGGGAGTTTCTCATCCGCAGAATTTGGGAACACACTCTAACAATGGAACATACTGTACTTGCTCGCCAGCAAGATATTTTTTGGCAGATTCTTTCACGCCAAATTACCCAACTTGCCCAAGAAACGCAAAGTGCGATGCTTGTTTTAGCAACAGCCGTCAAGTCCGGCAAGTCTGATATATCCTTGTCTGGAATAGAAGTTGCACTAACCAAGGCTACAGAGCAATTAAACCAGCTACAAGAAATGAAACAGCAAGATTATCCAATGGATGAGCTACTGCGGTTTTTCACATTCTTCTACACGATGGAAGAAGTAGGGAGGAAGTTGCAAAGAATGGCAGATATGCTGAGTTAG
- the speB gene encoding agmatinase SpeB, translating to MINQLQDYNPSGIGEINGNLLGLPFDYESANLIVFGVPWEVTVSYGAGTANGPQRVLDASTQLDLFDFDNPDGWKRGIFMVEIPQDILEKNKYYRALAAQIIERLVQGKLLTETPDLTPVLTEINQACQQVNQWLFTQSQAAINNGKRVAVIGGDHSSPLGYFQALAAKYSNFGILHIDAHADLRDAYEGFEFSHASIMFNAMKLPQISKLVQVGLRDISHDEVEMINESNNRIIAYYDPAIKQKLYSGTTWIDVCREIISHLPEYVYISFDVDGLDPKLCSSTGTPVPGGLELEQTFCLFRELVNSGRKIIGFDLCEVGDAEWDGNVGARIVYKLANLMDLSQQ from the coding sequence ATGATTAATCAACTCCAAGACTACAATCCCAGCGGCATAGGTGAAATCAATGGCAACCTCTTGGGTTTGCCGTTCGATTACGAGTCTGCCAACCTGATTGTGTTCGGTGTGCCTTGGGAAGTCACCGTTTCTTATGGTGCAGGTACAGCCAACGGGCCGCAGCGGGTTCTTGATGCTTCGACGCAACTAGATTTATTCGATTTCGATAATCCTGATGGCTGGAAACGCGGAATTTTTATGGTGGAAATTCCTCAAGATATTTTAGAGAAGAATAAGTATTATCGCGCCTTGGCTGCACAAATTATTGAACGACTAGTGCAAGGTAAACTACTGACAGAAACACCAGATTTAACACCTGTTTTGACAGAAATAAATCAGGCTTGTCAACAGGTGAATCAATGGCTGTTTACACAATCTCAGGCAGCAATTAACAATGGTAAACGAGTTGCAGTTATTGGTGGCGACCACAGTTCACCCTTGGGTTATTTTCAAGCATTAGCAGCTAAATATTCTAACTTCGGCATTTTGCATATTGATGCACACGCAGATTTACGTGATGCTTACGAAGGGTTTGAGTTTTCTCATGCGTCCATCATGTTTAATGCGATGAAACTACCGCAAATTTCCAAGTTAGTGCAGGTAGGCTTGCGCGATATTTCTCATGATGAAGTGGAAATGATAAACGAATCTAATAATCGCATTATTGCTTATTATGACCCAGCAATTAAGCAAAAGCTCTATTCTGGAACTACCTGGATTGATGTATGCCGAGAAATTATTAGTCATTTACCTGAATACGTTTACATTAGCTTTGATGTAGATGGACTTGATCCAAAACTCTGTTCGAGTACAGGTACTCCTGTACCAGGCGGACTGGAATTAGAGCAAACTTTTTGTCTGTTTCGCGAATTAGTAAATAGCGGTAGAAAAATTATTGGTTTTGATCTTTGTGAGGTCGGTGATGCTGAGTGGGATGGTAATGTAGGTGCGCGGATTGTTTACAAGTTAGCGAATTTGATGGATTTATCGCAGCAGTAA
- a CDS encoding diflavin flavoprotein, which yields MVAIAENVQHRLTIQTVEIAPNTTAIRSLDWDRDRFDIEFGLQNGTTYNSYLIRGEQTVLIDTSHQKFRHLYLETLKGLVNPKTIDYIIVSHTEPDHSGLVEDVLQLAPRATVLASKVALQFLEGLVHDPFSKRVVKTGDRIDIGKGHEIEFVSAPNLHWPDTIFSFDRKTQILYTCDAFGMHFCDDRTFDEDLEAIEADFRFYYDCLMGPNARSLVNAMKRMGDLGKINIIANGHGPLLYHHLDVLTGCYENWSQRQAKTETTVGLFFVSDYGYGERLGHAIAEGILKTGVGVEVLDLNTAESQEIQELAGRAAGIIIGMPPTTAAAAQASISSLLAVAKNKQVVGLFECYGGDDEPVDTLRRKFLDSGIKEAFPAIRIKEAPTASTFQLCEEAGKDLGQLLVRDRNIKQIKSLDVNMEKALGRISSGLYIVTTKKDNASSAMLASWVTQASLQPLGFTIAVAKDRAIDSLMQVGDRFVLNVLEEGNYQELKKHFLKRLHPGADRFAGVKTQTAKNGSPILTDALAYMECEIQSSMECSDHWILYCTVQDGRVSKPDGLTAVRHRKVGNYY from the coding sequence ATGGTAGCGATCGCAGAGAACGTTCAACATCGGCTAACTATACAAACTGTAGAAATTGCCCCTAACACAACGGCGATTCGCTCTCTTGATTGGGATCGCGATCGCTTCGATATCGAATTCGGACTGCAAAACGGCACAACCTACAATTCATATCTAATTAGGGGCGAACAAACAGTTTTGATTGATACTTCTCACCAGAAGTTTCGTCACCTGTATCTAGAGACTTTAAAAGGTCTTGTCAATCCCAAAACAATTGATTACATAATTGTCAGCCACACAGAGCCAGACCACAGCGGCTTGGTGGAAGATGTTCTCCAGTTAGCTCCTAGAGCCACTGTCTTAGCGTCAAAAGTGGCGCTTCAGTTTCTAGAAGGTTTGGTACACGATCCTTTTTCTAAGCGAGTTGTCAAAACTGGTGATCGCATAGATATTGGCAAAGGACACGAAATCGAATTCGTGAGTGCGCCTAACCTGCACTGGCCAGATACAATCTTTAGCTTTGACCGCAAAACCCAAATCCTCTATACCTGTGATGCTTTTGGGATGCACTTTTGTGACGATCGCACTTTCGACGAAGATTTAGAAGCGATCGAAGCTGACTTTAGATTTTACTACGACTGCTTGATGGGCCCTAACGCTCGTTCTTTGGTCAATGCGATGAAGCGGATGGGCGACCTAGGGAAGATTAATATTATTGCTAATGGTCATGGCCCCTTATTATACCACCATTTAGATGTTCTAACTGGGTGCTATGAAAATTGGAGCCAAAGACAAGCTAAAACAGAAACTACCGTTGGCTTGTTTTTTGTCTCAGATTACGGGTATGGCGAGCGCCTTGGTCACGCAATTGCCGAAGGTATCCTGAAAACTGGCGTTGGGGTGGAAGTACTGGATCTTAATACTGCTGAGAGCCAAGAAATTCAAGAACTAGCTGGGAGAGCAGCTGGCATCATTATCGGTATGCCCCCGACTACCGCCGCCGCCGCCCAAGCTAGTATCAGTTCGCTGCTAGCTGTCGCCAAGAACAAGCAAGTTGTTGGGCTGTTCGAGTGTTACGGTGGGGATGATGAACCCGTTGATACACTCCGCAGAAAATTTCTTGACTCTGGCATCAAAGAAGCTTTCCCAGCTATTCGGATTAAAGAAGCTCCCACCGCATCAACATTCCAGTTGTGTGAAGAAGCGGGTAAAGACTTGGGACAATTGCTGGTGCGCGATCGCAACATCAAGCAAATCAAGTCCCTCGACGTCAACATGGAAAAGGCGCTGGGTCGGATTAGTAGTGGACTGTATATAGTCACCACTAAAAAAGATAATGCCTCAAGTGCAATGCTGGCATCCTGGGTAACACAAGCGAGTTTGCAACCACTAGGATTCACAATTGCCGTTGCCAAAGACCGCGCCATTGATTCCTTAATGCAAGTAGGCGATCGTTTCGTCCTCAACGTTTTGGAAGAAGGCAATTATCAAGAACTCAAAAAGCACTTTCTCAAGCGCTTGCATCCCGGTGCTGACCGATTTGCTGGAGTGAAAACTCAAACCGCGAAAAACGGTTCTCCGATTCTAACTGATGCCCTGGCATACATGGAATGTGAAATACAGAGCAGCATGGAATGCAGCGACCACTGGATTTTATACTGCACCGTTCAAGACGGTCGTGTTTCCAAACCCGATGGGCTAACAGCAGTCCGCCATCGCAAAGTAGGTAATTACTACTAA
- a CDS encoding diflavin flavoprotein, translated as MPESKPRDVQVLPIATNTKVLRARSWSRLRFEIEYALERGTTSNCYLIEADKTALIDPPAESFTEIYLETLRQTLDLRRLDYVIMGHFNPNRVATLKAILELAPQVTFVCSLPAAGNLRAAFLDHDLKVLVMRGKETLDLGKGHVLKFFPIPSPRWPEGLCTYDQQTQILYTDKLFGTHICGDEAFDDNWETYKEDRRYYYNCLMAPQAPHVEAALEKISDLQVRMYAVGHGPLVRSGLIELTKAYAEWSRSQNDREISVALLYASAYGNTATLAQAIALGLTKGGVAVKSINCEFATPEEITTSLAESDGFIIGSPTIGGHAPTPIHTALGIVLSSGDNSKLAGVFGSYGWSGEAFDLIEGKLRDAGYRLGFETLKVKFKPDDVTLKFCEEVGTDFAQALKKAKKVRVPQQSATPVEQAVGRIIGSVCVITAKQGEVSTGMLGAWVSQATFNPPGLTIAIAKERAIESLMYPGGKFALNILPEGNHQDYTKHFRKSFAPGEDRFANFKTGVADNGCTVLNDALAYLECSVNQRMECGDHWVVYATVDDGKLLKPDAVTAINHRKTGTHY; from the coding sequence ATGCCTGAGTCCAAACCACGCGACGTACAAGTTCTACCAATTGCTACAAATACTAAGGTTCTTAGAGCTCGTAGTTGGTCACGTCTACGGTTTGAAATTGAATATGCACTTGAAAGAGGTACTACCTCCAATTGCTATTTAATAGAAGCCGATAAAACTGCACTTATCGACCCACCCGCAGAAAGTTTTACCGAAATTTATCTGGAAACATTACGGCAGACTCTAGATTTGCGACGGTTGGATTATGTAATAATGGGTCATTTTAATCCCAACCGAGTTGCAACCCTCAAGGCAATTCTAGAACTTGCACCACAAGTAACCTTTGTTTGTTCTCTTCCCGCCGCGGGAAATTTGCGGGCTGCTTTCCTTGACCACGATTTGAAAGTCTTGGTAATGCGGGGGAAAGAAACTCTGGATTTAGGTAAGGGTCATGTTTTAAAGTTCTTCCCTATTCCCAGCCCACGTTGGCCGGAAGGACTTTGTACCTACGATCAGCAAACCCAAATTCTCTACACAGATAAGTTGTTTGGAACTCATATCTGTGGTGATGAAGCCTTTGATGATAACTGGGAAACATACAAAGAAGACCGCCGCTATTACTACAACTGCTTAATGGCTCCTCAAGCTCCTCATGTGGAAGCAGCTTTGGAGAAAATATCAGATTTGCAGGTGAGAATGTATGCTGTAGGTCATGGGCCTTTGGTACGCAGCGGTTTAATTGAACTTACCAAAGCTTATGCAGAATGGAGCCGTTCTCAAAACGATCGCGAAATATCTGTGGCTCTACTTTATGCCTCAGCTTATGGAAATACGGCGACTCTAGCACAAGCGATCGCTTTAGGACTGACTAAAGGTGGAGTCGCTGTAAAATCTATTAACTGCGAATTTGCCACCCCCGAGGAAATTACTACCAGCCTAGCTGAGTCTGATGGTTTTATTATCGGCTCTCCTACTATTGGTGGTCATGCACCTACTCCTATTCATACCGCTTTGGGTATTGTGCTATCGAGCGGTGACAATAGCAAACTCGCTGGGGTGTTTGGTTCCTATGGCTGGAGTGGCGAAGCATTTGACTTAATTGAAGGTAAACTCCGGGATGCTGGATATCGCCTTGGCTTTGAAACCCTAAAGGTGAAGTTTAAACCCGACGATGTTACCCTCAAGTTCTGTGAAGAAGTCGGCACAGACTTTGCCCAAGCCCTGAAAAAGGCGAAAAAGGTGCGTGTCCCGCAACAATCAGCTACCCCGGTAGAACAAGCTGTCGGTCGGATTATTGGTTCGGTTTGCGTGATTACAGCCAAGCAAGGAGAAGTGTCTACTGGGATGTTAGGTGCTTGGGTTTCTCAAGCTACCTTTAACCCACCAGGGCTTACAATTGCGATCGCTAAAGAACGAGCGATCGAATCCCTGATGTATCCAGGTGGTAAATTTGCCCTAAATATTCTGCCTGAAGGCAATCATCAAGATTACACGAAGCATTTTCGTAAATCTTTTGCGCCAGGAGAAGACCGATTTGCCAACTTTAAAACAGGAGTTGCAGATAACGGCTGTACTGTCCTCAATGATGCTCTAGCCTATCTGGAATGCTCAGTTAATCAACGCATGGAATGCGGCGACCACTGGGTTGTGTATGCAACTGTTGACGACGGCAAATTACTCAAGCCTGATGCTGTTACTGCCATCAACCATCGTAAAACTGGCACTCATTACTAA
- the cls gene encoding cardiolipin synthase, with the protein MLVDGGVVALYYSAATVFVHTLGIVNAAHAVMNVRSSQGAIAWSISLVTFPWLAIPLYWILGRTKFHGYAEALRSVYAQHHQLVRQTYSDLIQFKAVLPEKLAQLQPLAEAFTGIPFTSGNAAELLINGQQTYAAMLKAIASATNYILLQSYIVIDDQAGNEFKDALITKVKQGIRIYFLYDEIGSNKLSRSYINSLQENGIEVSAFHTTKGEGNRFQINFRNHRKILVVDGEIAFLGGLNIGDEYLGKNQRLSPWRDTHMMLQGPTVQTLQNSFLRDWYWATRTVPEVNWQVKVNRELNQTALVLPTGPADQLPACQLFFVNAINQAKNRLWIATPYFVPDDSTLSALKLAAMRGVDVRIILPNRPDHLFVYLCSFSYYSEMEAIGIKLYRYKNGFMHQKIMLIDEDMAGVGTVNLDNRSFLLNFEVMGFVAEARFVESVEKMLRNDLSASVSVSLSEYDRKSFWFKLAVRVSRLLTPLL; encoded by the coding sequence ATGCTTGTAGATGGTGGTGTGGTAGCTCTTTATTATAGTGCAGCTACAGTTTTTGTTCATACCTTGGGAATTGTCAACGCTGCCCATGCGGTGATGAACGTCCGATCTTCCCAAGGTGCGATCGCTTGGAGTATTTCTTTAGTCACTTTTCCTTGGCTAGCGATTCCGTTGTATTGGATTCTAGGCAGGACTAAATTTCATGGATATGCTGAAGCTTTGCGCTCAGTCTACGCACAACACCATCAGCTGGTTCGCCAAACCTACAGTGACCTGATTCAATTTAAGGCGGTACTACCAGAGAAGTTAGCACAGTTGCAACCGCTGGCAGAAGCTTTTACAGGAATTCCTTTCACATCAGGTAATGCTGCCGAATTACTGATTAATGGTCAGCAAACCTATGCGGCGATGTTAAAAGCGATCGCATCGGCAACAAATTATATTTTGTTGCAATCCTACATCGTTATTGATGACCAAGCAGGTAACGAGTTCAAAGATGCTTTGATTACCAAAGTCAAGCAAGGCATAAGAATCTACTTTCTCTACGATGAAATTGGTTCTAATAAACTGTCTCGCTCCTATATCAACTCTCTACAAGAAAATGGAATTGAGGTAAGTGCATTTCATACCACCAAAGGCGAAGGTAATCGTTTCCAGATCAATTTCCGCAACCATCGTAAGATTCTGGTGGTGGATGGCGAAATAGCATTTTTGGGTGGTTTGAATATTGGTGACGAATATTTGGGAAAAAATCAACGCCTAAGTCCGTGGCGCGATACCCACATGATGTTGCAAGGCCCAACAGTACAAACCCTGCAAAATTCCTTTCTTCGAGATTGGTACTGGGCAACTCGAACAGTTCCTGAAGTTAACTGGCAAGTAAAAGTTAATCGAGAACTTAATCAAACCGCATTAGTTCTGCCTACAGGCCCCGCAGATCAACTCCCAGCCTGCCAACTTTTTTTCGTCAATGCTATCAATCAAGCCAAGAATCGCCTCTGGATTGCCACTCCTTATTTTGTACCAGATGATTCAACCTTGTCAGCCTTAAAACTGGCAGCAATGCGCGGTGTAGATGTGCGAATTATTTTACCGAACCGACCCGACCATCTTTTTGTGTATCTATGTTCTTTCTCTTATTATTCTGAAATGGAAGCGATCGGGATCAAGCTATATCGCTACAAAAATGGCTTTATGCACCAGAAAATCATGCTCATCGATGAAGATATGGCAGGTGTAGGAACTGTCAACCTAGATAATCGCTCATTCTTGCTCAACTTTGAAGTTATGGGCTTTGTTGCCGAAGCTCGCTTTGTTGAAAGCGTGGAGAAAATGCTACGAAATGACTTGTCTGCCTCTGTTTCTGTTAGTCTATCGGAATACGATAGGAAATCTTTTTGGTTTAAGTTAGCCGTCAGAGTATCTCGGTTACTGACACCATTACTGTAA
- a CDS encoding P-loop NTPase, with protein sequence MSADKELKVLVVTSYVPKEGKSTVAANLAVTMAQTEHKVLLIDADLYCPVQHKIWELANSQCLRTGSKWCNS encoded by the coding sequence ATGAGTGCTGACAAAGAGTTAAAAGTTCTAGTAGTTACCAGTTATGTACCTAAAGAAGGTAAGTCTACAGTAGCTGCAAATTTGGCTGTAACAATGGCTCAGACAGAGCATAAAGTCTTACTGATAGATGCTGATTTGTACTGTCCAGTTCAGCATAAAATCTGGGAATTGGCGAATAGTCAATGTCTTAGGACAGGTAGTAAATGGTGTAATTCCTAA